A genomic window from Peromyscus maniculatus bairdii isolate BWxNUB_F1_BW_parent chromosome 1, HU_Pman_BW_mat_3.1, whole genome shotgun sequence includes:
- the LOC143272850 gene encoding leukocyte immunoglobulin-like receptor subfamily B member 4A isoform X2, with protein sequence MVPMLRMLLCLGLSVGQKTAVLAGTLTKPKIWAEPHSVIAMYAPVTIWCQGSWEAKEYHLLKEGSTDPWDREYPLESLDKAKFYIQHMTAYFAGIYKCNYKSPAGWSEHSDTLELVLTGAYDKPSLSVWPSSAVTSGETIAMQCSSSLGFGRFILTQEAKHHFQWTLDSQQSANREFQAHFVLDPVTAIHNGTFRCYGYFRKHPQLWSKSSDSLHLLVSESKDQSPTHTENGK encoded by the exons ATGGTCCCCATGCTCAGAATGCTGTTGTGTCTTG gactGAGTGTGGGACAGAAGACTGCAGTCCTGGCAG GAACCCTCACAAAGCCCAAAATATGGGCTGAGCCACACTCTGTGATCGCCATGTATGCACCTGTTACTATTTGGTGTCAGGGGTCCTGGGAGGCCAAGGAGTACCATTTGCTTAAAGAGGGAAGCACGGATCCTTGGGACAGAGAATACCCTCTGGAAAGCTTGGACAAGGCTAAGTTCTACATCCAACACATGACAGCTTACTTTGCAGGGATATACAAGTGTAACTATAAGAGCCCTGCTGGCTGGTCAGAGCACAGTGACACCCTGGAACTGGTGCTAACAG GAGCCTATGATAAACCAAGCCTGTCTGTCTGGCCCAGTTCTGCTGTGACCTCAGGAGAGACCATAGCCATGCAGTGCAGTTCATCACTGGGATTTGGCAGATTTATTCTGACCCAGGAAGCAAAGCACCACTTCCAATGGACCCTGGACTCACAGCAAAGTGCCAATAGGGAGTTTCAAGCTCATTTTGTTCTGGACCCCGTGACTGCCATTCACAATGGTACATTCAGATGCTATGGCTATTTTAGGAAACATCCCCAGTTGTGGTCAAAATCAAGTGACTCCCTTCACCTCTTGGTCTCAG
- the LOC143272850 gene encoding leukocyte immunoglobulin-like receptor subfamily B member 4A isoform X1, translating into MVPMLRMLLCLGLSVGQKTAVLAGTLTKPKIWAEPHSVIAMYAPVTIWCQGSWEAKEYHLLKEGSTDPWDREYPLESLDKAKFYIQHMTAYFAGIYKCNYKSPAGWSEHSDTLELVLTGAYDKPSLSVWPSSAVTSGETIAMQCSSSLGFGRFILTQEAKHHFQWTLDSQQSANREFQAHFVLDPVTAIHNGTFRCYGYFRKHPQLWSKSSDSLHLLVSDSKDQSLTHTENEPTASQHKSHTVENLIRIIMAALVLVTIVILLLVAWHRKKMERDTTRR; encoded by the exons ATGGTCCCCATGCTCAGAATGCTGTTGTGTCTTG gactGAGTGTGGGACAGAAGACTGCAGTCCTGGCAG GAACCCTCACAAAGCCCAAAATATGGGCTGAGCCACACTCTGTGATCGCCATGTATGCACCTGTTACTATTTGGTGTCAGGGGTCCTGGGAGGCCAAGGAGTACCATTTGCTTAAAGAGGGAAGCACGGATCCTTGGGACAGAGAATACCCTCTGGAAAGCTTGGACAAGGCTAAGTTCTACATCCAACACATGACAGCTTACTTTGCAGGGATATACAAGTGTAACTATAAGAGCCCTGCTGGCTGGTCAGAGCACAGTGACACCCTGGAACTGGTGCTAACAG GAGCCTATGATAAACCAAGCCTGTCTGTCTGGCCCAGTTCTGCTGTGACCTCAGGAGAGACCATAGCCATGCAGTGCAGTTCATCACTGGGATTTGGCAGATTTATTCTGACCCAGGAAGCAAAGCACCACTTCCAATGGACCCTGGACTCACAGCAAAGTGCCAATAGGGAGTTTCAAGCTCATTTTGTTCTGGACCCCGTGACTGCCATTCACAATGGTACATTCAGATGCTATGGCTATTTTAGGAAACATCCCCAGTTGTGGTCAAAATCAAGTGACTCCCTTCACCTCTTGGTCTCAG ATTCCAAGGACCAGTCTCTCACCCACACTGAGAATG AACCCACAGCCTCACAGCACAAAAGTCACACAGTTGAAAATCTCATCCGAATAATCATGGCTGCCTTGGTTCTAGTGACTATAGTGATTCTGCTGTTAGTAGCTTGgcacaggaagaaaatggaacGAGATACAACcagaagataa